A single genomic interval of Pan paniscus chromosome 18, NHGRI_mPanPan1-v2.0_pri, whole genome shotgun sequence harbors:
- the LOC117978515 gene encoding uncharacterized protein LOC117978515, with the protein MSSARREHGARNWRARLAGGTVSSRRTRPGPGGYGAVAAAGAQADPRADRRKELKEAGAPVAAGVGAVKEDGHGDSSVVRVVGAGHRQELLHVWLLGARACGPLACLTVVGGGGDRDCSMTRVAFLALPTQLLRARRRRRHLEPATPRLASLRVGGSDRDCSAPERSSVYEEPNDVTVCDLAVVEQI; encoded by the exons ATGTCAT CAGCACGGCGGGAACATGGCGCGCGGAACTGGCGCGCGCGCCTAGCTGGCGGGACCGTTAGCTCGAGGCGGACGCGGCCCGGACCCGGTGGATATGGAGCAGTCGCCGCTGCCGGCGCCCAAGCTGACCCAAGGGCCGACCGCCGCAAGGAGCTGAAGGAGGCGGGAGCCCCAGTCGCCGCGGGCGTCGGCGCCG TCAAAGAAGATGGCCACGGAGACAGCAGTGTGGTCAGAGTGGTAGGAGCTGGCCATCGGCAAGAGCTGCTCCATGTCTGGCTGCTGGGTGCTAGAGCCTGTGGCCCACTGGCTTGCCTCACTGTGGTTGGTGGTGGCGGTGACAGAGACTGCAGCATGACCAGAGTG GCTTTTCTGGCTTTGCCCACCCAGCTGCTCCgtgccaggaggaggaggagacacctAGAGCCTGCGACACCACGACTTGCCTCACTGCGGGTGGGTGGCAGCGACAGAGACTGCAGTGCGCCAGAGCG TTCTAGCGTGTATGAAGAACCAAATGATGTAACTGTATGCGACCTGGCTGTAGTGGAACAAATTTGA